Proteins from a single region of Shinella zoogloeoides:
- a CDS encoding metallopeptidase family protein produces the protein MARIDQTEDWQTRHAPTISTFESLALEAYGHLPEEFRALTGNLIIEIAEFPTDDVFEDMALETPFDLLGLFEGRGISERFTVETGEMPNRITLYRRPILDYWAENEETLGDIITHVLIHEIGHHFGLSDDDMERIEASAEIAAG, from the coding sequence ATGGCCCGTATCGACCAGACCGAGGATTGGCAGACACGCCACGCCCCGACCATCAGCACCTTCGAATCCCTGGCGCTGGAGGCCTATGGCCACCTGCCGGAGGAATTCCGCGCGCTGACGGGCAACCTCATCATCGAGATCGCAGAATTCCCGACCGACGACGTCTTCGAGGACATGGCGCTGGAAACGCCCTTCGACCTGCTCGGTCTCTTCGAGGGCCGCGGTATCAGCGAGCGCTTCACCGTCGAGACCGGCGAGATGCCGAACCGCATCACCCTCTATCGCCGCCCGATCCTCGACTACTGGGCCGAGAACGAGGAAACCCTCGGCGACATCATCACCCACGTCCTCATCCACGAGATCGGCCACCATTTCGGCCTGTCGGACGACGACATGGAGCGCATCGAGGCGAGCGCGGAGATCGCGGCGGGCTGA
- a CDS encoding DUF1737 domain-containing protein: MKVYRFLTAPDDASFCHKVTLALNKGWELHGSPTYAYNAEAKIMQCGQAVVKDVPGKEYTPDIKLSEQ, translated from the coding sequence ATGAAAGTCTATCGCTTCCTCACCGCCCCCGACGACGCCTCCTTCTGCCATAAGGTGACGCTGGCGCTGAACAAGGGCTGGGAACTGCACGGCTCGCCGACCTATGCCTACAATGCCGAGGCGAAGATCATGCAGTGCGGCCAGGCGGTGGTGAAGGACGTTCCGGGCAAGGAATACACGCCGGATATCAAGCTGTCGGAGCAGTAA
- a CDS encoding HpcH/HpaI aldolase/citrate lyase family protein, with protein sequence MNRTPRHHPLRLRRSVLTVPAVNARALAKSATLDCDAIIFDLEDSVLPEKKAEAREALLAHFGALDRAAGREHIIRINPLDGPDGVLDLETALACMPDAVLLPKVSEPQDVLTVADWFSEAGADDGPRLWAMIETAAGLLNLSAIAEVGRTRGGRLDCLVVGLNDLRAETGIADIAGRPFLVPLLLQVVVAARASGLDVIDAVFNDFGDADGLAAECRQGRQMGFDGKMLIHPAQIAPANEAYGVAEAEAAEALAVVAAFEAPENAGKAVVSIAGRMVEKLHADQARRTIARADLINERKKNA encoded by the coding sequence ATGAACAGAACGCCCCGCCACCATCCGCTCCGTCTGCGCCGCTCGGTGCTGACCGTTCCCGCCGTCAACGCCCGGGCGCTTGCCAAGTCGGCGACGCTCGATTGCGACGCCATCATCTTCGACCTGGAGGACTCCGTTCTGCCGGAGAAGAAGGCCGAGGCGCGCGAGGCGCTGCTTGCGCATTTCGGGGCGCTGGACCGCGCGGCGGGCCGCGAGCATATCATCCGCATCAACCCGCTCGACGGGCCGGACGGCGTGCTCGACCTCGAAACGGCGCTGGCCTGCATGCCGGATGCGGTGCTGCTGCCGAAGGTGTCCGAGCCGCAGGACGTACTCACCGTCGCCGACTGGTTCTCCGAGGCCGGCGCCGACGACGGGCCGCGCCTCTGGGCGATGATCGAGACGGCGGCGGGCCTGCTCAACCTTTCGGCCATCGCCGAGGTGGGCCGCACCCGGGGCGGTCGGCTCGATTGCCTCGTCGTCGGCCTCAACGACCTGCGCGCGGAAACCGGCATCGCCGATATTGCGGGCCGCCCCTTCCTCGTGCCGCTGCTGCTGCAGGTGGTCGTCGCGGCGCGGGCCTCGGGGCTGGACGTCATCGACGCCGTCTTCAACGATTTTGGCGATGCGGACGGGCTTGCGGCCGAGTGCCGGCAGGGCCGCCAGATGGGTTTCGACGGCAAGATGCTGATCCACCCCGCGCAGATCGCCCCGGCCAACGAGGCTTACGGCGTGGCGGAAGCCGAGGCTGCCGAAGCGCTCGCCGTCGTCGCCGCCTTCGAGGCGCCCGAAAATGCCGGCAAGGCGGTCGTCAGCATCGCCGGCCGCATGGTCGAAAAGCTCCATGCCGACCAGGCCCGCCGCACCATCGCCCGGGCCGACCTGATCAACGAGAGAAAGAAGAACGCATGA
- the leuD gene encoding 3-isopropylmalate dehydratase small subunit: MDKFVKLTGVAAPLPVVNIDTDMIIPKDYLKTIKRTGLGKGLFAEARYNEDGSVNESFVLNKPAYQNATILVAGDNFGCGSSREHAPWALLDFGIRCVISTSFADIFYNNCFKNGILPIVVSQEDLDKLMDDASRGSNAILTVDLEAQEITGPDGGRIGFEIDAFRRHCLLNGLDDIGLTLEKATSIDTFEKQAASSRPWA; the protein is encoded by the coding sequence ATGGACAAGTTCGTCAAGCTGACCGGCGTCGCCGCGCCGCTTCCCGTCGTCAATATCGACACGGACATGATCATTCCGAAGGATTACCTCAAGACGATCAAGCGCACCGGCCTCGGCAAGGGCCTCTTCGCCGAAGCGCGCTACAACGAGGACGGCAGCGTCAACGAGAGCTTCGTGCTGAACAAGCCGGCCTACCAGAACGCCACGATCCTCGTCGCCGGCGACAATTTCGGCTGCGGCTCCTCCCGCGAGCATGCCCCGTGGGCGCTGCTCGACTTCGGCATCCGCTGCGTCATCTCCACCAGCTTCGCCGACATCTTCTACAACAACTGTTTCAAGAACGGCATCCTGCCGATCGTCGTCAGCCAGGAAGACCTGGACAAGCTGATGGACGACGCCAGCCGCGGTTCCAACGCGATCCTGACAGTGGACCTGGAAGCCCAGGAAATCACCGGCCCCGATGGCGGCCGCATCGGCTTCGAGATCGACGCCTTCCGCCGCCACTGCCTGCTGAACGGTCTCGACGATATCGGCCTGACGCTGGAAAAGGCGACCTCCATCGACACGTTCGAGAAGCAGGCCGCGTCCTCGCGTCCCTGGGCGTAA
- a CDS encoding RidA family protein, which produces MRRLISSGSPFEATAGYSRAVVQGDWCFVSGTTGYDYATMTMPEGVEAQTRNCLATIGKALEDAGFSFADVVRCHYYVTEAAFADRVFPILGETFGAIRPAATMVVCDLIRPEMLIEIEVTALRRN; this is translated from the coding sequence ATGCGCCGGCTGATTTCATCCGGCTCCCCATTCGAAGCGACGGCGGGCTATTCGCGCGCCGTCGTGCAGGGCGACTGGTGCTTCGTTTCCGGCACGACCGGCTACGACTACGCCACCATGACCATGCCCGAAGGCGTCGAGGCGCAGACGCGCAACTGCCTTGCCACCATCGGCAAGGCGCTCGAGGACGCCGGCTTCTCCTTCGCCGACGTGGTGCGCTGCCACTATTATGTGACCGAAGCCGCCTTCGCCGACCGTGTCTTCCCGATCCTCGGCGAGACCTTCGGCGCGATCCGCCCCGCCGCCACCATGGTGGTCTGCGATCTGATCCGGCCGGAAATGCTGATCGAGATCGAAGTCACGGCCTTGCGCCGAAACTGA
- the leuB gene encoding 3-isopropylmalate dehydrogenase, with translation MTARNLLLLPGDGIGPEAMAEVRKIIAYMNAELGAGFTTDEGLVGGSAYDAHGVAISEGDMEKALAADAVLFGAVGGPKWDAVPYEVRPEAGLLRLRKDLKLFANLRPAICYPALANASSLKPELVEGLDILIVRELTGGVYFGEPKEIIDLGNGQKRGIDTQVYDTYEIERIAGVAFELARTRGNRVCSMEKRNVMKSGVLWNQVVTETHKRSYSDVQLEHMLADAGGMQLVRAPKQFDVIVTDNLFGDMLSDVAAMLTGSLGMLPSASLGAPDAKGQRKALYEPVHGSAPDIAGKGIANPIAMIASFAMCLRYSFNMVKEADNLEKAIADVLDSGIRTGDIMSEGSRKVGTTEMGDAILAAFKTLSA, from the coding sequence ATGACAGCGCGTAACCTCCTCCTCCTGCCCGGCGACGGCATCGGCCCGGAAGCCATGGCGGAAGTCCGCAAGATCATCGCCTACATGAACGCCGAACTCGGCGCGGGCTTCACGACCGACGAAGGCCTCGTCGGCGGCTCGGCCTATGACGCCCATGGCGTGGCGATCTCGGAAGGCGACATGGAGAAGGCGCTGGCGGCCGACGCCGTGCTCTTCGGCGCCGTCGGCGGCCCGAAGTGGGATGCCGTTCCCTACGAAGTACGCCCGGAAGCCGGCCTGCTGCGCCTGCGCAAGGACTTGAAGCTCTTCGCCAACCTGCGTCCGGCCATCTGCTACCCCGCGCTCGCCAATGCCTCCTCGCTGAAGCCCGAGCTGGTCGAGGGCCTCGACATCCTCATCGTGCGCGAGCTGACGGGCGGCGTCTATTTCGGCGAGCCGAAGGAAATCATCGACCTTGGCAACGGCCAGAAGCGCGGCATCGACACGCAGGTCTACGATACCTACGAGATCGAGCGCATCGCCGGCGTCGCCTTCGAGCTGGCCCGCACGCGCGGTAACCGCGTCTGCTCCATGGAGAAGCGCAACGTCATGAAGTCCGGCGTCCTGTGGAACCAGGTCGTGACGGAAACCCACAAGCGCAGCTATTCCGACGTCCAGCTTGAACACATGCTGGCCGATGCCGGCGGCATGCAGCTCGTGCGCGCCCCCAAGCAGTTCGACGTCATCGTGACGGACAACCTCTTCGGCGACATGCTCTCCGACGTCGCCGCCATGCTGACCGGCTCGCTCGGCATGCTGCCGTCCGCCTCGCTCGGCGCGCCGGATGCCAAGGGCCAGCGCAAGGCGCTCTACGAGCCGGTCCACGGCTCGGCACCGGACATTGCCGGCAAGGGCATCGCCAACCCGATCGCCATGATCGCCTCCTTCGCCATGTGCCTGCGCTACTCGTTCAACATGGTCAAGGAAGCCGACAACCTGGAAAAGGCGATCGCCGACGTGCTCGACAGCGGCATCCGCACCGGCGACATCATGTCGGAAGGCAGCCGCAAGGTCGGCACCACGGAAATGGGCGACGCCATCCTCGCCGCCTTCAAGACGCTCTCGGCCTGA
- a CDS encoding phosphatase PAP2 family protein, producing MNRSLATSSLWILVATAVLVAALIPFDPMLSERAQGLPGAVVAFSGRITDFGTFRWMLYGSGLAAILAYGIARVSRRETVAGKAGASGRLMLYFFLTIGTTSVLVHVLKLLVGRARPELFAELGAYSLTPFAYDDLYSSFPSGHSAAVGAFFGAFAMLVPRLRPLFLLGALTIGVSRVILGAHYPSDVAAGLLLGLWTAIAVAYAFARKDWLFRLDERGWPLPKSLLAKPQ from the coding sequence ATGAACCGATCGCTCGCGACCTCCTCGCTCTGGATCCTCGTCGCCACCGCCGTGCTCGTCGCGGCCCTCATCCCTTTCGATCCCATGCTCTCCGAGCGCGCCCAGGGCCTTCCCGGTGCCGTCGTGGCGTTCAGCGGGCGCATTACCGATTTCGGCACGTTTCGCTGGATGCTCTACGGCTCCGGTCTTGCCGCCATCCTCGCCTATGGGATCGCCCGGGTGAGCCGCCGCGAGACGGTGGCGGGAAAGGCGGGAGCCAGCGGACGGCTGATGCTCTATTTCTTCCTGACCATCGGTACGACGAGCGTCCTCGTCCATGTCCTCAAGCTGCTCGTCGGCCGCGCCCGCCCGGAGCTGTTTGCCGAACTCGGCGCCTACAGCCTGACGCCGTTCGCCTATGACGATCTCTATTCCAGCTTTCCCTCGGGCCATTCGGCGGCGGTCGGTGCGTTCTTCGGCGCGTTTGCCATGCTCGTGCCGCGCCTGCGACCTCTCTTCCTGCTGGGCGCGCTGACCATCGGCGTCTCGCGCGTCATTCTTGGCGCGCATTATCCGAGCGATGTCGCCGCCGGGCTGCTGCTCGGCCTGTGGACGGCCATCGCCGTCGCCTACGCCTTCGCGCGCAAGGACTGGCTTTTCCGTCTCGACGAACGTGGCTGGCCGCTGCCGAAATCGCTTCTGGCAAAACCCCAATGA
- a CDS encoding MFS transporter, translated as MANVSTVGKAKSAPMTGEQKKVIFASSLGTVFEWYDFYLYGSLAIYIGATFFSQYPETTRNIFALLAFAAGFLVRPFGALVFGRLGDLVGRKYTFLVTILIMGFSTFVVGLLPGAATIGIAAPIILIALRMLQGLALGGEYGGAATYVAEHAPDGKRGYFTSWIQTTATLGLFLSLVVILVVQFIVGKEAFAEWGWRIPFLVSVVLLGVSVWIRMKMHESPAFAKMKEEGKGSKAPLTEAFGQWRNAKIALLALFGAVVGQAVVWYSGQFYALFFLTGVLKVDSQSANLMVAASLILGTGFFVFFGWLSDKIGRKPIIMAGLLLAILTYFPLFKALTWAGNPALALAQQTSRATVTVAPGDCKFQFNPTGTAKFTTSCDIATDFLTRSSVPYDVVTTAAPGTAATVKIGDETITSYDAIASADQAKALDAALKKGINIALHDSGYPLVRGAAKVPDSKLDAFVAANPELKLDAAAIRAGEKTTVTAADLVSGKLLTAEEVGSAADMAVYTIPAAGAFTMVADPANVNWVKIIAVLTVLVIYVTMVYGPIAALLVELFPTRIRYTGMSLPYHIGNGWFGGLLPAAALAMNTAWGDIYFGLWYPIAFAGLTLVIGILFLPETKDRDIHTMD; from the coding sequence ATGGCAAATGTTTCGACCGTGGGCAAAGCCAAGTCGGCGCCCATGACGGGCGAGCAGAAGAAGGTGATTTTCGCCTCATCGCTCGGCACCGTCTTCGAGTGGTACGATTTCTATCTTTACGGTTCGCTGGCGATCTATATCGGCGCCACCTTCTTCAGCCAGTATCCGGAAACGACGCGCAATATCTTCGCGCTGCTCGCGTTTGCCGCCGGCTTCCTGGTGCGCCCGTTCGGTGCGCTGGTCTTCGGCCGCCTCGGCGACCTCGTCGGCCGCAAATACACCTTCCTCGTCACCATCCTGATCATGGGCTTCTCGACCTTCGTCGTCGGCCTGCTGCCGGGTGCGGCCACCATCGGTATCGCAGCTCCCATCATCCTGATCGCGCTGCGCATGCTGCAGGGCCTTGCGCTGGGCGGTGAATATGGCGGTGCGGCAACCTATGTCGCCGAGCACGCGCCGGATGGAAAGCGCGGCTACTTCACCTCCTGGATCCAGACGACGGCGACGCTTGGCCTGTTCCTGTCGCTCGTGGTCATTCTCGTGGTGCAGTTCATCGTCGGCAAGGAAGCTTTCGCGGAATGGGGCTGGCGCATTCCCTTCCTCGTCTCGGTCGTGCTTCTCGGCGTCTCCGTCTGGATCCGCATGAAGATGCATGAATCCCCCGCCTTCGCGAAAATGAAGGAAGAGGGCAAGGGTTCCAAGGCCCCGCTGACGGAAGCCTTCGGCCAGTGGCGCAACGCCAAGATCGCGCTGCTCGCGCTGTTCGGCGCCGTCGTCGGCCAGGCCGTCGTCTGGTATTCCGGCCAGTTCTACGCGCTGTTCTTCCTGACGGGCGTGCTGAAGGTCGACAGCCAGTCTGCGAACCTGATGGTCGCCGCCTCGCTGATCCTGGGCACCGGCTTCTTCGTCTTCTTCGGCTGGCTGTCGGACAAGATCGGCCGCAAGCCGATCATCATGGCCGGCCTGCTGCTCGCCATACTCACCTACTTCCCGCTGTTCAAGGCGCTGACCTGGGCCGGCAATCCGGCGCTGGCACTGGCACAGCAGACATCCCGCGCGACCGTGACGGTCGCTCCGGGCGACTGCAAGTTCCAGTTCAATCCGACGGGCACGGCGAAGTTCACCACCTCGTGCGATATCGCGACCGACTTCCTGACCCGCAGCTCCGTGCCCTACGATGTCGTCACCACGGCGGCTCCCGGCACGGCGGCGACGGTCAAGATCGGCGACGAGACCATTACGAGCTACGACGCCATTGCCTCGGCGGATCAGGCGAAGGCACTCGATGCGGCTTTGAAGAAGGGCATCAACATTGCGCTTCACGACAGCGGCTATCCGCTGGTCCGCGGTGCCGCCAAGGTTCCGGACAGCAAGCTCGACGCCTTCGTTGCCGCCAACCCGGAACTGAAGCTCGATGCCGCCGCCATCCGCGCCGGCGAGAAAACGACCGTGACGGCAGCCGACCTCGTCTCCGGCAAGCTGCTGACGGCCGAGGAAGTCGGCAGCGCCGCCGACATGGCCGTCTACACGATCCCGGCCGCCGGTGCCTTCACCATGGTCGCCGACCCCGCCAACGTGAACTGGGTCAAGATCATCGCCGTCCTGACCGTACTCGTGATCTATGTCACGATGGTCTACGGCCCGATCGCCGCCCTTCTGGTGGAGCTGTTCCCGACCCGCATCCGCTACACCGGCATGTCGCTGCCCTACCATATCGGCAACGGCTGGTTCGGCGGCCTGCTGCCGGCAGCGGCTCTCGCGATGAACACGGCCTGGGGCGATATCTACTTCGGCCTCTGGTATCCGATCGCCTTCGCGGGCCTCACCCTCGTCATCGGCATTCTCTTCCTGCCGGAAACGAAGGACCGCGACATCCACACCATGGATTGA
- a CDS encoding aspartate-semialdehyde dehydrogenase, whose product MGFKIAVAGATGNVGREMLNILVERGFPADEVVALASSRSQGVEVSFGDRTLKVQNLENYDFSDTDICLMSAGGTVSQKYSPKIGAQGCVVIDNSSAWRYDADVPLIVPEVNPDAIAQFTRKNIIANPNCSTAQLVVALKPLHDRATIKRVVVSTYQSVSGAGKDGMDELFNQTRAVFVADPVESKKFTKRIAFNVIPHIDSFMEDGYTKEEWKVLAETKKMLDPKIKVTCTAVRVPVFIGHSESVNIEFEKEITADEARDILREAPGCQVIDKHENGGYITPYESAGEDATYISRIREDATVENGLNMWVVSDNLRKGAALNAIQIAELLVARGLIKAKKQAA is encoded by the coding sequence ATGGGTTTCAAGATCGCAGTCGCCGGCGCGACCGGCAATGTCGGCCGCGAAATGCTGAACATCCTCGTTGAACGCGGCTTCCCGGCCGACGAAGTCGTCGCGCTGGCATCCAGCCGGTCGCAGGGCGTCGAAGTCTCCTTCGGCGACCGGACGCTGAAGGTGCAGAACCTCGAGAACTACGATTTCTCCGACACGGACATCTGCCTGATGTCGGCCGGCGGCACCGTCTCGCAGAAGTATTCGCCGAAGATCGGCGCGCAGGGCTGCGTCGTCATCGACAATTCCTCGGCCTGGCGCTACGACGCCGACGTTCCGCTGATCGTTCCGGAAGTGAACCCGGATGCTATTGCCCAGTTCACCCGCAAGAACATCATCGCCAACCCGAATTGCTCGACCGCCCAGCTCGTCGTCGCGCTGAAGCCGCTGCATGACCGCGCCACCATCAAGCGCGTGGTCGTGTCGACCTACCAGTCCGTTTCCGGCGCCGGCAAGGACGGCATGGACGAACTCTTCAACCAGACCCGCGCCGTCTTCGTCGCCGATCCGGTCGAATCGAAAAAGTTCACCAAGCGCATCGCCTTCAACGTCATCCCGCACATCGACAGCTTCATGGAAGACGGCTACACGAAGGAAGAGTGGAAGGTTCTCGCCGAGACCAAGAAGATGCTCGACCCGAAGATCAAGGTGACCTGCACGGCCGTGCGCGTCCCGGTCTTCATCGGCCATTCCGAATCGGTCAACATCGAGTTCGAGAAGGAAATCACCGCCGACGAGGCGCGCGATATCCTGCGCGAGGCTCCGGGTTGCCAGGTCATCGACAAGCACGAGAACGGCGGCTACATCACCCCCTACGAATCGGCCGGTGAGGACGCCACCTACATCTCGCGCATCCGCGAGGACGCAACGGTCGAGAACGGCCTCAACATGTGGGTCGTTTCCGACAACCTCCGCAAGGGCGCGGCCCTCAACGCCATCCAGATCGCGGAACTGCTCGTCGCCCGCGGCCTGATCAAGGCGAAGAAGCAGGCAGCCTGA
- a CDS encoding lytic murein transglycosylase has product MGMTKSVAKVLAAMIATAAVPAAAEAAKCGNDGAGFPAWVQAFKEEAAGRGISRATLDKAFANVSYAKATIRADRGQKSFKLSLDQFMKKRGGQAIINRGKSLRKQNAALFDRIEARYGVPAGPLLAIWGMETGFGGFLGKEHTLSAVATLAYDCRRSDYFTNQLYAALQLVQNGTLSTTARGAAHGEIGQTQFLPVNVLKYGVDGDGNGRIDLVGSKADALASTANFLRGHGWSAGAGYQPGEPNFGALQGWNAASVYQRAIAIIGAEIDGR; this is encoded by the coding sequence ATGGGCATGACAAAGAGCGTGGCCAAGGTGCTGGCCGCAATGATCGCCACGGCAGCGGTGCCGGCGGCGGCAGAAGCCGCCAAGTGCGGCAATGACGGAGCCGGTTTCCCGGCCTGGGTGCAAGCATTCAAGGAAGAAGCGGCCGGCCGCGGCATCAGCCGCGCGACGCTCGACAAGGCTTTCGCCAATGTCAGCTATGCCAAGGCCACGATCCGCGCCGACCGCGGCCAGAAGAGCTTCAAGCTCTCGCTCGACCAGTTCATGAAAAAGCGCGGCGGCCAGGCGATCATCAATCGCGGCAAGAGCCTGCGCAAGCAGAACGCGGCCCTCTTCGACCGCATCGAGGCCCGTTACGGCGTGCCGGCCGGCCCGCTGCTCGCCATCTGGGGCATGGAGACCGGCTTCGGCGGCTTCCTCGGCAAGGAGCACACGCTTTCGGCCGTCGCAACGCTCGCCTATGACTGCCGCCGCTCGGACTATTTCACCAACCAGCTCTATGCCGCCCTGCAGCTCGTGCAGAACGGCACGCTCAGCACCACGGCGCGCGGCGCGGCGCATGGCGAGATCGGCCAGACGCAGTTCCTGCCGGTCAACGTGCTGAAATACGGCGTCGACGGTGACGGCAACGGCCGCATCGACCTCGTCGGCTCGAAGGCCGACGCGCTCGCCTCGACGGCGAACTTCCTGCGCGGCCACGGCTGGAGCGCGGGTGCTGGCTATCAGCCGGGCGAGCCGAACTTCGGCGCGCTGCAGGGCTGGAACGCCGCCAGCGTCTACCAGCGCGCCATCGCCATCATCGGCGCGGAAATCGACGGCCGCTGA
- a CDS encoding DUF1013 domain-containing protein, producing MAQQLLMPKATAVWLVDNTALSFDQIATFCKLHPLEVKAIADGESAQGIKGLDPISTGQLSREEIARAESNPGHKLKLSEPKVRVPESKRKGPRYTPVSKRQDRPNAILWLVRNHPELKDAQISRLVGTTKSTIEQIRERTHWNSANLTPMDPVTLGLCSQIDLDLEVERASKGRPLPTAAELGATLESAQETEKLPYSTDREEEKEIDADAVFAKLKSLKSATPDEDEDDGF from the coding sequence ATGGCTCAGCAGCTCCTCATGCCCAAGGCGACCGCGGTCTGGCTGGTCGACAACACGGCGCTGTCGTTCGACCAGATCGCGACGTTCTGCAAACTGCACCCGCTCGAGGTAAAGGCCATCGCCGACGGCGAATCGGCGCAGGGCATCAAGGGCCTCGACCCGATCTCGACCGGCCAGCTTTCGCGCGAGGAAATCGCCCGCGCCGAATCCAACCCGGGCCACAAGCTGAAGCTTTCCGAGCCGAAGGTCCGCGTGCCGGAATCCAAGCGCAAGGGCCCGCGCTACACGCCGGTCTCCAAGCGCCAGGATCGCCCGAACGCCATCCTCTGGCTCGTGCGCAACCATCCCGAACTCAAGGATGCGCAGATCTCGCGTCTCGTCGGCACCACCAAGTCGACGATCGAGCAGATCCGCGAACGCACCCACTGGAACTCGGCCAACCTGACGCCGATGGATCCGGTGACGCTCGGCCTGTGCTCGCAGATCGATCTCGACCTCGAAGTCGAACGCGCCTCGAAGGGCCGCCCGCTGCCGACCGCCGCCGAACTCGGCGCGACGCTGGAATCGGCGCAGGAAACGGAAAAGCTGCCCTACAGCACCGACCGCGAGGAAGAGAAGGAAATCGACGCCGATGCCGTCTTCGCCAAGCTCAAGTCGCTGAAGTCGGCAACGCCGGACGAGGACGAAGACGACGGCTTCTGA